A stretch of the Takifugu flavidus isolate HTHZ2018 chromosome 1, ASM371156v2, whole genome shotgun sequence genome encodes the following:
- the tob1b gene encoding protein Tob1b gives MQLEIQVALNFIISYLYNKLPRRRVNIFGEELERQLKKKYEGHWYPDKPYKGSGFRCIHIGEKVDPVVEQAAKESGLDIEDVRNNLPQDLSVWIDPFEVSYQIGEKGPVKVLYVDDNNENGSELDKEIKNSFNPEAQVFMPISDPVGASSESSSPSPPFGQSAAVSPSFMPRSTQPLTFTTATFAATKFGSTKMKSNGRSNNVNGSSNSKVARTSPTSNLGLNVNTLLKQKAISTSMHSLYGLGLGQPQQQQQQKVSALSPNAKEFVFPSMQGQASPGTVFPGENSLGLGHLHYNNAFDVFAAYGNLNEKSLMDGLNFSLSNMQYSNQQFQPVMAN, from the coding sequence ATGCAGCTTGAAATCCAAGTAGCACTCAActttattatttcatatttatacAACAAATTGCCCAGAAGACGGGTCAATATCTTTGGTGAAGAGCTTGAGAGGCAGTTGAAGAAAAAATATGAAGGCCATTGGTATCCAGATAAGCCATATAAAGGTTCCGGGTTCAGGTGCATCCACATAGGGGAGAAGGTGGACCCTGTAGTGGAGCAGGCAGCCAAGGAGAGTGGGCTTGACATTGAAGATGTCCGGAATAATCTCCCTCAGGACCTCAGTGTGTGGATCGACCCATTTGAGGTTTCTTACCAGATTGGGGAGAAGGGACCCGTCAAGGTGCTATATGTGGATGATAACAATGAAAATGGGTCTGAGTTAGACAAAGAGATTAAGAACAGTTTTAATCCAGAGGCACAGGTCTTTATGCCAATCAGCGATCCTGTCGGGGCTTCCTCAGAGTCCAGCTCACCTTCGCCCCCTTTTGGGCAGTCTGCTGCTGTGAGCCCCTCCTTCATGCCACGCTCCACTCAACCGTTAACCTTCACAACTGCCACCTTTGCTGCCACCAAATTCGGCTCCACTAAGATGAAGAGCAATGGTCGTAGCAACAATGTTAACGGGAGCAGTAACAGCAAGGTGGCCCGCACCTCTCCCACCAGTAACCTGGGTCTGAATGTCAATACCTTGCTGAAGCAGAAagccatctccacctccatgCACTCTCTGTACGGGCTGGGCCTTGGTCAGccgcaacaacagcagcagcagaaggtatCTGCTCTGTCACCCAATGCCAAGGAGTTTGTGTTCCCCAGCATGCAGGGCCAGGCCAGCCCTGGAACTGTGTTCCCCGGGGAAAACTCCCTGGGCCTGGGTCATCTGCACTACAACAATGCCTTTGATGTGTTTGCGGCCTACGGAAACCTCAATGAAAAGTCACTTATGGATGGCCTCAACTTCAGTCTGAGCAACATGCAGTATTCTAACCAGCAATTCCAGCCAGTCATGGCTAATTAA